The following are from one region of the Pseudomonas putida genome:
- a CDS encoding 50S ribosomal protein L25/general stress protein Ctc, with amino-acid sequence MTEFTLNAQARTDLGKGASRRLRHSANIPAVVYGGNQDAQSLTILAKEITKLFENEAAFSHVLELNVDGAKQNVVVKALQRHPAKGFIMHADFVRVVAGQKLTAKVPVHFINEEAPVKKGGEISHVEAEIEVSCEAKDLPEFIEVDLANAEIGTIIHLSDLKAPKGVEFVALAHGDDKAVANVHAPRVAPEAEGAAE; translated from the coding sequence ATGACCGAATTCACTCTGAACGCCCAAGCGCGTACTGACCTGGGGAAAGGTGCGAGCCGCCGCCTGCGTCACTCCGCGAACATCCCAGCCGTTGTCTACGGTGGTAACCAGGACGCCCAGTCCCTGACCATCCTGGCCAAGGAAATCACCAAGCTGTTCGAAAACGAGGCTGCCTTCAGCCACGTTCTGGAACTGAACGTCGACGGCGCCAAGCAAAACGTCGTGGTCAAGGCCCTGCAGCGCCACCCGGCCAAAGGTTTCATCATGCACGCCGACTTCGTTCGCGTCGTTGCTGGCCAGAAACTGACCGCCAAGGTACCGGTTCACTTCATCAACGAAGAAGCCCCGGTCAAGAAAGGCGGCGAGATCTCCCACGTAGAAGCCGAGATCGAAGTTTCCTGCGAAGCCAAAGACCTGCCTGAGTTCATCGAAGTCGACCTGGCCAACGCTGAAATCGGCACCATCATCCACCTGTCGGACCTGAAAGCTCCGAAAGGCGTAGAGTTCGTAGCTCTGGCCCACGGTGATGACAAAGCTGTTGCCAACGTTCACGCTCCACGCGTTGCTCCAGAAGCAGAAGGCGCTGCCGAGTAA
- the pth gene encoding aminoacyl-tRNA hydrolase, whose amino-acid sequence MTAIQLIVGLGNPGPEYEQTRHNAGALFVERIASAQRVSLTADRKYFGLTAKFSHQGNDVRLLIPTTYMNRSGQSVAALANFFRIKPEAILVAHDELDLPPGVAKLKRGGGHGGHNGLRDIIAQLGNQNDFHRLRLGIGHPGDAKLVSNFVLGRAPRAEQEKLDASIDFALGVLPDVLAGDFAKAMRELHSQKA is encoded by the coding sequence GTGACCGCCATCCAGTTGATCGTCGGCCTGGGTAACCCCGGCCCCGAATACGAACAGACCCGGCATAACGCAGGGGCTCTTTTCGTTGAACGCATTGCCAGCGCCCAGCGCGTCTCGTTGACCGCTGACCGCAAGTATTTCGGCCTGACGGCTAAATTCAGCCATCAGGGCAACGACGTTCGTCTGCTCATCCCCACCACCTACATGAACCGCAGCGGCCAGTCCGTGGCGGCCTTGGCCAATTTCTTCCGCATCAAGCCGGAAGCGATCCTGGTGGCGCATGACGAACTCGACCTGCCCCCGGGCGTCGCCAAGCTCAAGCGCGGCGGTGGCCATGGTGGGCACAACGGCCTGCGCGACATCATCGCGCAGCTCGGCAACCAGAACGACTTCCACCGCCTGCGGCTTGGCATCGGCCACCCGGGCGACGCCAAACTGGTCTCCAACTTCGTCCTGGGCCGCGCGCCGCGCGCCGAGCAGGAGAAGCTCGACGCCAGCATCGATTTTGCCCTCGGCGTGCTGCCGGACGTGCTTGCCGGCGACTTCGCCAAGGCGATGCGCGAGCTGCACAGCCAGAAGGCCTGA
- a CDS encoding ribose-phosphate pyrophosphokinase yields the protein MSKMMVFTGNANPDLARRVVRQLHIPLGDVSVGKFSDGEISTEINENVRGKDVFIIQPTCAPTNDNLMELVVMADAFRRSSASRITAVIPYFGYARQDRRPRSARVAISAKVVADMLTVVGIDRVLTVDLHADQIQGFFDIPVDNIYGSPVLVDDIEDQRFENLMIVSPDIGGVVRARAVAKSLGVDLGIIDKRREKANHSEVMHIIGDVEGRTCILVDDMVDTAGTLCHAAKALKEHGAAKVYAYCTHPVLSGRAIENIEKSVLDELVVTNTVPLSAAAQACDRIRQLDIAPVVAEAVRRISNEESISAMFR from the coding sequence GTGTCCAAGATGATGGTCTTTACGGGGAATGCCAACCCCGATCTGGCTCGGCGTGTCGTACGTCAGCTGCATATCCCTCTCGGTGACGTCTCTGTCGGTAAATTCTCCGACGGCGAGATCAGCACTGAGATCAATGAGAATGTCCGCGGTAAAGACGTCTTCATTATTCAGCCGACCTGCGCCCCGACCAACGATAACCTGATGGAACTGGTAGTGATGGCCGACGCCTTCCGCCGCTCCTCAGCATCCCGAATCACCGCCGTGATTCCTTACTTCGGATACGCCCGCCAGGACCGCCGTCCGCGTTCGGCACGTGTAGCCATCAGCGCCAAAGTCGTCGCTGACATGCTCACTGTCGTAGGTATCGACCGTGTACTCACCGTCGACCTGCACGCTGACCAGATCCAGGGTTTCTTCGATATCCCGGTCGACAACATCTACGGCTCGCCCGTACTGGTCGACGATATCGAAGACCAGCGTTTCGAGAACCTGATGATCGTCTCCCCGGACATCGGTGGTGTCGTGCGCGCACGTGCCGTCGCCAAGTCCCTGGGCGTCGACCTGGGTATCATCGATAAACGCCGTGAGAAGGCTAACCACTCCGAGGTCATGCACATCATCGGCGACGTCGAAGGGCGCACCTGCATCCTGGTAGACGACATGGTCGACACCGCCGGCACCCTGTGCCACGCGGCCAAAGCCCTGAAAGAACACGGCGCTGCCAAGGTTTACGCCTACTGCACGCACCCTGTCCTGTCGGGCCGCGCGATCGAGAACATCGAGAAGTCGGTACTGGACGAGCTGGTGGTGACCAACACCGTTCCGCTGTCCGCCGCTGCTCAAGCCTGTGACCGTATCCGCCAGCTGGATATCGCACCGGTTGTCGCTGAAGCGGTGCGCCGCATCAGCAACGAAGAATCGATCAGCGCGATGTTCCGCTAA
- the ychF gene encoding redox-regulated ATPase YchF, producing the protein MGFNCGIVGLPNVGKSTLFNALTKSGIAAENFPFCTIEPNSGIVPMPDARLNALAEIVKPNRILPTTMEFVDIAGLVAGASKGEGLGNKFLANIRETDAIAHVVRCFEDENVIHVSNSVDPKRDIEIIDLELIFADLDSCEKQLQKVARNAKGGDKEALAQKAILEQLIPHFTEGKPARSLMKNMSAEDKAVIRGFHLLTSKPVMYIANVAEDGFDNNPHLDVVKAIAEEEGAVVVPVCNKIEAEIAELEDGEEKDMFLEALGLEEPGLNRVIRAGYELLNLQTYFTAGVQEVRAWTVRVGATAPQAAGVIHTDFEKGFIRAEVVAYDDFIQFKGESGAKEAGKWRLEGKDYIVKDGDVMHFRFNV; encoded by the coding sequence ATGGGTTTCAATTGCGGCATCGTCGGCCTGCCCAACGTCGGCAAGTCCACCCTGTTCAACGCCCTGACCAAGTCTGGCATCGCGGCGGAGAACTTCCCCTTCTGCACCATCGAGCCTAACAGCGGCATCGTGCCGATGCCCGATGCGCGCTTGAATGCACTGGCTGAAATCGTCAAGCCAAACCGCATCCTGCCGACCACCATGGAGTTCGTCGACATCGCCGGCCTGGTGGCTGGTGCCTCGAAAGGCGAAGGCCTGGGCAACAAGTTCCTCGCCAACATCCGCGAGACCGACGCCATTGCTCACGTGGTGCGCTGCTTCGAAGACGAGAACGTGATCCACGTTTCCAACAGCGTCGACCCCAAGCGCGACATCGAGATCATCGACCTCGAGCTGATCTTCGCCGACCTCGACAGCTGCGAGAAGCAACTGCAGAAGGTTGCCCGCAACGCCAAGGGCGGCGACAAGGAAGCCCTGGCGCAGAAGGCGATCCTTGAACAGCTGATCCCGCACTTCACCGAAGGCAAGCCTGCGCGCAGCCTGATGAAGAACATGAGCGCCGAAGACAAGGCGGTCATTCGCGGCTTCCACCTGCTGACCAGCAAGCCGGTGATGTACATTGCCAACGTCGCCGAAGATGGCTTCGACAACAACCCGCACCTGGACGTGGTCAAGGCCATCGCCGAGGAAGAAGGCGCGGTAGTGGTGCCAGTGTGCAACAAGATCGAAGCGGAAATCGCCGAACTGGAAGACGGTGAAGAGAAGGACATGTTCCTCGAGGCCCTGGGCCTGGAAGAGCCTGGCCTGAACCGCGTTATCCGTGCCGGTTACGAGCTGCTGAACCTGCAGACCTACTTCACTGCCGGCGTACAGGAAGTACGCGCCTGGACCGTACGCGTCGGTGCCACCGCTCCGCAGGCTGCCGGCGTGATCCACACTGACTTCGAAAAAGGCTTCATCCGCGCTGAAGTGGTGGCCTATGACGACTTCATCCAGTTCAAGGGTGAGAGCGGTGCCAAGGAAGCCGGTAAATGGCGCCTGGAAGGCAAGGACTACATCGTCAAGGACGGTGACGTGATGCACTTCCGCTTCAACGTCTAA
- a CDS encoding OsmC family protein — MKEHQYEVQVTWTGNKGIGTSNYTAYARDFNVESAGKATLEGSADPAFRGDPQRWNPEDMLVASLAACHKLWYLHLCAVNEVNVLAYVDRPLGRMVEGDSQGKGRFTHVQLRPRVTISADSDHEVALRLHEDAHRECFIANSVNFPVECAAVVTVA; from the coding sequence ATGAAAGAACACCAGTACGAGGTTCAGGTTACCTGGACCGGTAATAAAGGCATCGGCACCTCCAATTACACCGCTTACGCCCGCGACTTCAACGTCGAATCCGCGGGCAAAGCTACCCTGGAAGGCTCGGCCGACCCGGCATTTCGCGGTGACCCGCAGCGCTGGAATCCGGAAGACATGCTGGTGGCCTCACTAGCGGCGTGCCACAAACTCTGGTACCTGCATCTGTGCGCGGTGAACGAGGTAAATGTGCTGGCATACGTCGACAGGCCCTTGGGGCGCATGGTGGAAGGCGACTCCCAGGGCAAAGGGCGCTTTACCCATGTGCAACTGCGCCCGCGGGTGACTATCAGTGCCGACTCGGATCATGAAGTTGCCCTGCGTTTGCATGAAGATGCGCACCGTGAGTGCTTCATTGCCAACTCGGTGAATTTCCCGGTTGAGTGCGCGGCGGTGGTAACGGTCGCCTAG